Proteins from a single region of Candidatus Rubrimentiphilum sp.:
- a CDS encoding GMC family oxidoreductase, with product MEQRFDAVIVGSGFGGSVMAYRLARAGKRVCLLERGKPYPPGSFSRTPLELNNNFWDPSEEHYGLFNIWSFRGMAAVVSAGLGGGSLIYANVLIRKDERWFADSLMPGGGTWPITRAILDPHYDAVEQVLRPSAYPIQYQRDNKTAAMRAAARKLSIPETTGDGNPSEPQWYLPHLAVTFNVEGEAPLPGRVFDPGENYHQAPRETCRLCGECDVGCNYGSKNTLDYNYITLAKRAGAEIRTLTEVKSFAPEPAGGYRISCVKHDIAQKTVPGVLPVGRSYEIIADKLILSAGTLGSTYLLLKMNALGGFDRISAALGTRFSGNGDLLMFATSCMDKDRNPVRMNASRAPVITSTFRFPDTQDNPNEGRGFYLQDAGYPLALDYLWELLDRNILSRAFRFARGFIQTWITGNARGEIDRQLGDLIGEGTLSSTSMPLLGMGRDVPDGQMTTRIDPKTGVPLLQLAWNDARSRGYLKRANAAGRQVARALGGRYSLNPLTWLFNNLITVHPLGGCPMGHDVSEGVVDSYGRVFNYPGLYVADGSIMPGPVGANPSFTIAALSDRIADAVLNDP from the coding sequence ATGGAACAGCGATTTGACGCGGTCATCGTCGGTTCAGGGTTTGGCGGCTCCGTCATGGCGTATCGCCTTGCGCGTGCCGGCAAGCGCGTCTGTCTACTCGAGCGTGGAAAGCCGTATCCGCCAGGCTCCTTCTCCCGCACTCCACTCGAACTCAATAACAATTTTTGGGACCCAAGTGAGGAGCACTACGGACTCTTCAACATCTGGTCATTTCGTGGGATGGCTGCGGTTGTCTCGGCCGGATTGGGCGGCGGCTCCTTAATCTACGCGAATGTCCTTATTCGCAAAGACGAACGCTGGTTTGCCGATTCACTGATGCCAGGCGGCGGTACGTGGCCAATAACACGCGCGATCTTGGATCCCCATTATGACGCAGTCGAACAGGTTCTTCGCCCGTCGGCCTACCCGATACAATATCAGCGCGATAACAAGACCGCGGCTATGCGCGCTGCTGCGCGAAAGCTGAGCATTCCCGAAACAACGGGGGATGGCAATCCTTCTGAGCCGCAGTGGTACCTACCCCATCTGGCCGTTACGTTTAATGTCGAGGGCGAAGCGCCACTTCCCGGACGAGTGTTTGATCCCGGAGAGAATTATCACCAAGCGCCTCGGGAAACGTGTCGCCTTTGCGGTGAGTGCGACGTCGGATGCAACTATGGGTCAAAAAACACCCTTGATTACAATTACATTACGCTTGCAAAACGGGCCGGCGCCGAGATCCGAACGCTTACTGAAGTTAAATCGTTTGCCCCGGAGCCTGCCGGCGGATACCGTATCAGCTGCGTAAAGCATGATATCGCGCAAAAAACCGTCCCCGGCGTCCTTCCGGTGGGGCGAAGCTACGAAATTATTGCGGACAAGCTTATCTTGTCAGCCGGGACGCTCGGCTCTACCTATCTTCTGCTCAAAATGAACGCCCTTGGCGGATTCGATCGAATCAGTGCGGCATTGGGCACGCGTTTCTCAGGAAATGGTGACCTCCTCATGTTCGCCACTAGCTGCATGGATAAGGATCGAAATCCCGTCCGCATGAACGCTTCGAGAGCTCCGGTCATCACCAGCACGTTTCGCTTTCCCGACACCCAAGACAATCCAAACGAAGGGCGTGGCTTTTATCTTCAGGATGCGGGATATCCGCTAGCGCTCGACTACCTTTGGGAGTTGCTGGATAGAAACATACTTAGTCGCGCATTCCGCTTCGCGCGGGGCTTCATCCAAACATGGATAACCGGGAACGCGCGCGGCGAGATTGACCGGCAACTTGGCGACCTTATCGGCGAAGGAACTCTTTCATCGACCTCGATGCCGCTACTCGGCATGGGCCGCGACGTGCCCGACGGCCAGATGACAACGAGGATCGATCCGAAGACCGGCGTGCCCCTTCTGCAGCTTGCGTGGAATGACGCGCGTTCCCGAGGCTACTTGAAACGCGCTAACGCCGCAGGTCGCCAAGTCGCTCGGGCACTGGGCGGCCGATATTCGCTCAACCCATTGACGTGGCTGTTTAATAATTTGATCACTGTGCACCCGCTCGGAGGGTGCCCGATGGGTCACGACGTCAGCGAGGGCGTCGTCGATTCTTATGGACGAGTCTTCAATTATCCAGGACTCTATGTAGCCGACGGATCGATTATGCCGGGGCCTGTTGGCGCGAATCCAAGCTTCACAATCGCGGCCTTGTCTGACCGAATCGCTGATGCCGTGCTAAACGACCCTTAG
- a CDS encoding Dyp-type peroxidase encodes MSASAVNQSSSPREAPASALMNFVDDASHKSDRPGDEPLLCIDNIQGNSIAGFNKDFQTLVFLRISDPAAFKAWLANEVPFVSTAAEVLSFNRLFKALRFRRGAEKRSIKATWFNIGVSAAGLRLLMDPSEVDAFLDAPFKAALFAQSASLNDPSDAASDGAPQNWLFGGNADSDAHVVLICASDDQSDLDAEIDRIQAAIEGTTDTRQAATAHRSGATILYIQRGATLPQPLTGHEHFGWLDGVSQPGIRGKLSANNDDLLTPRQNPNEPGQGKPGQDCLYPGEFVFGYLKQDAGAADPAAPTGTFSKARGSAGADWTDDGSFYVVRRLRQDVAGFHRWLSDTAAQHDLSAEELGSALVGRHPHGAPVLAATADDRVIGNDDCRNNFFEFQNPPASGQAPKDDSQCNPGPAAAADPQGQRCPFSAHIRKAYPRDDKSTLIAQLTESDTQTHRLLRRGIPFGDPIADEGNLSKDTGDRGLLFAAYQTSIANQFEFVTKNWVNNPNFKEAGVGQDPILGQNAQDGRQRQFVTAFTDDDNNFHDPTLTIPADFVVPTGGGYFFTPSIDGLYHIAGRTDVPPVCLGGHVPPQPPQPPTPRYGG; translated from the coding sequence ATGAGCGCATCAGCCGTCAACCAATCGTCTTCACCGCGTGAAGCGCCCGCCTCGGCCCTGATGAATTTCGTCGACGACGCGTCACACAAATCCGATCGGCCTGGTGACGAGCCGCTGCTCTGCATCGACAACATCCAAGGCAACAGCATAGCCGGCTTCAACAAGGACTTTCAGACCCTCGTCTTCTTGCGAATTAGCGACCCGGCGGCCTTCAAGGCGTGGTTAGCAAACGAGGTTCCCTTCGTTTCCACGGCCGCCGAAGTGCTTAGCTTCAACCGGCTCTTTAAAGCTTTACGATTCCGGCGCGGCGCCGAGAAGCGTAGCATTAAGGCGACTTGGTTCAATATCGGCGTTTCAGCGGCAGGATTGCGCCTGCTCATGGATCCGTCGGAAGTAGACGCTTTTTTGGATGCTCCTTTTAAAGCCGCGCTATTCGCGCAGTCTGCATCCTTGAACGATCCCAGCGATGCCGCTTCGGACGGTGCGCCGCAGAATTGGCTCTTCGGCGGCAACGCCGATTCGGACGCACACGTTGTCCTTATCTGTGCAAGCGACGATCAAAGCGATCTTGATGCAGAGATCGATCGCATTCAAGCAGCCATCGAGGGTACGACCGACACCCGTCAGGCCGCTACCGCCCATCGTAGCGGTGCAACAATCCTGTACATCCAGCGAGGCGCGACGCTCCCTCAACCGCTAACTGGTCACGAACATTTCGGGTGGCTAGATGGCGTGTCACAACCGGGCATTCGAGGAAAACTCTCGGCCAACAACGACGACCTGCTAACGCCGCGTCAGAATCCCAATGAGCCGGGGCAAGGGAAACCCGGACAAGACTGCCTTTACCCTGGCGAGTTTGTGTTCGGCTACCTCAAACAAGATGCTGGCGCAGCTGACCCCGCCGCCCCAACCGGCACGTTCTCGAAAGCGCGAGGCTCGGCGGGCGCGGATTGGACGGATGACGGCAGCTTCTACGTTGTGCGGCGATTGCGTCAGGACGTTGCCGGATTCCATCGGTGGTTGAGTGACACCGCCGCGCAACACGACCTAAGTGCGGAGGAGCTCGGTTCGGCGCTCGTCGGACGACATCCACACGGAGCGCCGGTGCTCGCGGCGACGGCTGATGATCGGGTGATCGGGAACGACGACTGCCGAAATAACTTCTTCGAATTTCAAAATCCGCCGGCCAGCGGACAAGCGCCCAAAGACGACAGCCAATGTAACCCGGGGCCTGCAGCGGCTGCCGATCCGCAAGGCCAGCGTTGCCCGTTTAGCGCTCACATTCGCAAGGCGTATCCGCGTGACGACAAGAGTACGCTGATCGCGCAACTGACCGAATCCGATACCCAGACGCACCGTTTGCTGCGGCGCGGAATTCCTTTCGGAGACCCGATCGCCGATGAAGGAAACCTGTCAAAAGATACCGGTGATCGCGGCCTCCTATTCGCGGCATATCAAACCTCAATAGCCAATCAATTCGAGTTCGTCACGAAGAATTGGGTCAACAATCCAAACTTCAAAGAGGCCGGCGTCGGACAAGATCCTATTCTGGGACAGAACGCACAGGATGGCCGGCAGCGCCAATTTGTGACCGCATTCACCGATGACGACAACAACTTCCACGACCCGACCCTGACAATACCGGCTGACTTCGTCGTGCCGACCGGCGGCGGTTACTTCTTCACGCCTTCAATCGATGGGCTCTACCACATCGCCGGAAGGACGGACGTTCCACCCGTTTGCCTCGGAGGTCACGTGCCTCCGCAACCCCCGCAGCCACCCACGCCCCGCTATGGCGGATAA
- a CDS encoding LuxR C-terminal-related transcriptional regulator codes for MREGVMSVYEQLPAQQARVVDLLLEGLSTKEIAKRMRLSQYTVRNYLGVIFLRYGVKSRSELIARELSARI; via the coding sequence CTGAGGGAGGGTGTAATGTCCGTCTATGAACAGCTGCCTGCCCAACAGGCGCGCGTTGTCGATTTGCTTCTGGAAGGCTTAAGTACGAAAGAGATAGCCAAGCGCATGCGCCTTAGCCAATACACCGTGCGCAACTACCTGGGCGTTATTTTCCTGCGATACGGTGTCAAGTCGCGATCCGAACTTATCGCGCGCGAGCTGAGTGCTAGGATTTGA
- a CDS encoding family 1 glycosylhydrolase — translation MIGPQRRHCALLRWPLGATAGAVIPQFPASFRFGVATADHQCEAHIPGQDDIRDRWEAVRGLTARGKATDFWNRYSEDIETARQLGCRAFRLSLSWATLEPAAGQWDSQAFAHYRQVLQRIRDADMVAVVTLHHNTWPIHVQASGAGAGLLDAGFPELFAAYARQVAEQLGDLIDYYVTINEPNQLVYGFIKGWGMRAYPMPPGLEPFATSAEQMDAVLRLIPNLFRAHSRARTAIRGVHPTARVGANPLILGLPRCLQALVDRRATRVRNPADVRKQSRTLSQREFLESGAVDLSIAQITLTQNRMDQVLFSEPYFIAHLCALHPATLSLPADLATWPGRIGVTRNTAPAYQAPTFFPAASIISFQKTADTMAGLSRGEIDLVFDDDVVLRQYVSDGLVLVNVAGSDQPFAAAMALGSRTLLNAVDIALREFKLRDASGLSRWDQAMEAAFPGLAHDSPPNVDNRKTVANIGKAAAQPVCSSSRIEVPDLDKSLQAIRNRGLLRVGVHPGVVGLCMQDASGSYSGLEIDLANYVAQRILGPGKDRVLFVSLSGQARLNATRSWLRFLDPLRRTISMLTTIVATNWWNLGMAGKLPEFLCPAECIGQLDYVGLDYYWGVRTLWPSRLQHLASAAESRYANAPVWPEVLYDLLREQQQQFPGKPIIVVENGCVPSADGVSRSQYLERHIYQVQRAVADGVPVEAYLCWSITSNREWGLTFDENSDFGIYRIDLDHDPNLERVATPSAKRYAEIIAKRSAIG, via the coding sequence GTGATCGGTCCTCAAAGGAGACACTGCGCGTTGCTTCGATGGCCGCTCGGCGCCACTGCGGGTGCCGTGATACCCCAGTTCCCCGCTTCCTTTCGCTTTGGCGTCGCAACCGCAGATCACCAATGTGAGGCGCACATTCCCGGCCAGGACGATATTCGTGATCGGTGGGAGGCAGTGCGCGGTCTGACCGCGCGCGGGAAAGCAACCGATTTTTGGAATCGGTACAGCGAAGATATCGAAACGGCACGCCAGCTGGGATGCCGCGCGTTCCGACTGTCATTGTCCTGGGCGACGTTGGAGCCGGCAGCCGGCCAGTGGGATAGCCAGGCCTTCGCGCATTATCGACAGGTGCTGCAACGGATCCGCGACGCCGACATGGTCGCCGTCGTCACATTGCACCACAATACGTGGCCCATTCATGTCCAAGCGTCCGGAGCCGGCGCAGGACTTCTCGACGCGGGATTCCCCGAATTGTTCGCTGCTTATGCGCGCCAGGTTGCCGAGCAACTCGGCGATCTGATTGACTATTACGTTACGATAAATGAACCGAATCAGTTGGTCTACGGCTTCATCAAAGGCTGGGGGATGCGCGCTTATCCAATGCCGCCCGGGCTAGAGCCTTTTGCCACCTCAGCCGAGCAGATGGATGCCGTATTGCGCTTAATCCCAAATCTGTTTCGCGCCCACAGCCGCGCGCGAACAGCGATTCGTGGAGTGCACCCCACGGCTAGAGTGGGAGCTAACCCGCTTATTTTAGGATTACCGCGATGCTTGCAGGCTCTTGTTGATCGGCGAGCTACACGTGTTCGGAACCCCGCAGACGTACGCAAGCAAAGTCGTACTTTGTCACAGCGCGAGTTCCTGGAGTCCGGCGCCGTCGACCTTTCAATCGCGCAGATCACCCTCACACAAAATCGGATGGACCAGGTCTTGTTCTCGGAGCCCTACTTCATCGCACATCTTTGCGCTCTGCATCCGGCAACGCTCAGCTTGCCCGCCGATTTGGCCACTTGGCCTGGCCGCATCGGCGTAACGCGCAACACCGCCCCAGCCTATCAAGCTCCAACATTCTTCCCCGCGGCTTCGATTATCAGCTTCCAAAAAACGGCGGATACGATGGCCGGCCTTTCCCGTGGCGAAATTGACCTCGTTTTTGACGATGACGTCGTTCTGCGACAATACGTGAGCGACGGGCTCGTGCTGGTCAACGTCGCCGGGAGCGACCAACCGTTTGCAGCTGCCATGGCTCTTGGGAGCCGCACGCTGTTGAACGCCGTGGATATTGCCCTTCGCGAGTTCAAGCTTCGCGACGCTTCGGGTCTTTCACGCTGGGACCAAGCGATGGAAGCGGCTTTCCCGGGATTAGCTCACGACAGCCCGCCAAACGTCGATAACCGCAAAACTGTAGCGAACATCGGAAAGGCGGCGGCTCAGCCAGTCTGCTCGAGCTCACGCATCGAAGTGCCTGATCTCGACAAGTCACTACAAGCAATACGAAATCGGGGACTGCTACGCGTCGGCGTGCATCCCGGTGTTGTTGGGCTTTGTATGCAGGACGCCTCGGGTAGCTACAGCGGGCTTGAAATAGACCTCGCGAACTACGTGGCTCAGCGAATTCTCGGTCCCGGGAAGGACCGTGTCTTGTTCGTTTCCTTGAGTGGACAGGCACGGTTGAACGCCACTCGGTCGTGGTTGCGTTTTCTCGATCCGCTCCGCAGAACGATCTCGATGTTAACCACGATCGTCGCGACTAACTGGTGGAATCTTGGCATGGCCGGCAAGCTCCCCGAATTTTTGTGCCCGGCAGAATGCATCGGTCAGCTTGACTACGTTGGACTGGACTACTATTGGGGAGTAAGAACGCTTTGGCCATCGAGATTGCAGCATCTCGCCTCCGCAGCCGAATCCCGCTATGCAAACGCACCTGTCTGGCCGGAGGTATTGTACGATCTGCTCCGAGAGCAGCAGCAACAGTTTCCCGGGAAGCCTATCATTGTCGTCGAGAATGGGTGCGTTCCTAGTGCTGACGGAGTCTCTCGTTCCCAATATCTCGAGCGGCACATTTACCAGGTCCAACGTGCCGTTGCCGATGGCGTTCCAGTCGAAGCTTATCTGTGTTGGAGCATAACCTCGAATCGGGAATGGGGGCTTACGTTCGACGAAAACAGCGATTTCGGCATCTATCGCATCGACCTCGATCACGATCCTAATCTGGAGCGCGTGGCAACTCCCTCAGCGAAACGATACGCAGAGATTATCGCAAAGCGTTCCGCAATCGGATAG
- a CDS encoding tyrosinase family protein codes for MTTSPTRRRFIGAAGAIASTTLIGSSLLNAGIAEGAGPFVRRDIGGLMATDPIIVSYRKAVKAMQTLSMNNPNDPRGWAYQAAIHGTRTMPTKLAWNTCQHGTLFFWSWHRMYLYWFERIVRKMSSDPTWALPYWNWTSASERHLPSMFRDVTSELYTPNRNPSFNDGTGSLPATDVDYSAAFAFAGFADANGFIQGTPHGDVHVDIGGWMGDVPTAAQDPIFYLHHSNIDRLWNLWLAQGGGRTDPLADNPWKNTIWTFFDENGATVHMTSCDVLRAALQLNYRYEGEPAQVNEYCRLFFKPPIPLYYRVPFLHIPVPPETLGQERVSFPLFNTAPLREKLFGLAESQTRTLMLDFSNVVAQRQPGVVWEVYVGLPANAAANPKGPFYVGNLSLFGTGIRSDTHGNREFQPARFSYAINKAVAASLRLNEERVTATLVPHGILINGKPSTPKVLSPVRIGQVNILVEQRR; via the coding sequence ATGACCACTAGCCCAACGCGGCGGCGTTTTATCGGCGCCGCAGGCGCTATCGCATCGACTACGCTAATCGGCTCGTCTCTATTGAACGCTGGAATCGCCGAGGGCGCCGGACCGTTTGTGAGACGTGATATTGGCGGCTTGATGGCGACCGATCCGATCATCGTTTCGTATCGAAAGGCCGTCAAAGCTATGCAGACGCTTTCGATGAATAATCCTAACGATCCGCGAGGGTGGGCGTACCAAGCCGCAATTCACGGGACCCGGACGATGCCCACGAAGCTCGCCTGGAACACGTGTCAGCATGGAACGCTGTTCTTTTGGTCCTGGCACCGGATGTACTTGTACTGGTTCGAGCGGATCGTCCGTAAGATGTCGAGCGATCCGACGTGGGCGCTTCCATATTGGAATTGGACATCCGCTAGCGAACGGCACCTCCCGTCGATGTTCCGCGATGTTACTAGCGAGCTGTATACGCCGAACCGGAATCCTTCATTCAACGATGGGACCGGCTCGCTTCCGGCGACGGACGTCGATTACAGCGCGGCGTTCGCGTTTGCTGGCTTTGCGGACGCAAACGGCTTTATCCAGGGAACTCCACATGGCGACGTCCATGTTGACATCGGCGGCTGGATGGGCGACGTGCCTACGGCGGCGCAGGATCCGATTTTCTATTTGCATCACAGCAACATCGATCGCCTGTGGAATCTGTGGCTCGCGCAGGGCGGAGGACGGACGGATCCGCTGGCAGACAATCCATGGAAAAACACAATCTGGACTTTTTTCGACGAGAACGGCGCTACCGTGCACATGACCAGTTGCGATGTTTTGCGCGCCGCGCTGCAGCTCAACTACCGGTATGAGGGCGAGCCGGCTCAAGTGAATGAGTATTGTCGTCTCTTTTTCAAACCGCCTATCCCTCTTTATTATCGGGTTCCTTTTCTCCACATTCCCGTTCCGCCGGAGACGCTTGGGCAAGAAAGAGTCTCGTTTCCATTATTCAACACGGCTCCGCTAAGAGAAAAGCTTTTCGGATTAGCGGAGAGCCAGACAAGAACGCTCATGTTGGATTTTAGCAACGTGGTCGCGCAGCGTCAGCCGGGCGTCGTTTGGGAAGTGTACGTTGGTTTGCCTGCGAATGCCGCAGCGAACCCAAAAGGCCCCTTTTATGTAGGCAATCTCTCGCTTTTTGGGACGGGCATAAGAAGCGATACCCACGGCAATCGCGAGTTCCAGCCGGCGAGATTCAGCTATGCAATAAATAAGGCGGTGGCGGCTTCGTTACGGCTAAATGAGGAGCGTGTCACTGCGACATTGGTGCCACACGGCATTCTGATCAACGGTAAACCTTCAACTCCGAAGGTGTTGTCGCCCGTGCGAATCGGGCAAGTCAACATTTTAGTCGAACAGCGCCGATAA